A single Candoia aspera isolate rCanAsp1 chromosome 5, rCanAsp1.hap2, whole genome shotgun sequence DNA region contains:
- the CEP57 gene encoding centrosomal protein of 57 kDa isoform X1: MHPARPPFYDMAVAGAPEHTGILHASHRSTSFTDGLSAASFSEYPRHKPFINADLCRSPAKPVIAYPESNSKAIFSALKNLQEKIRRLELERIQAEENVKSLTRETSDYKKVLSEQLLEREQSKLQVSKKNDELAAQLAAAETRCNLLEKQLEYMKEMIAQAELEKTTVLEKQATLERERTVDHSHVKSKLERLDLLEKEYTRLTAMQSLAEKKMKELEEKLQEEERARKLVQVKAAELQTGLETNRRLLQAQTQPAPVLMPSKPKKMKKKPKQLEKNDTGMTHFHAQPHYRLRLGDVPFVAGKSTSPSHSVTANVQHVLHLMKHHSKALCNDRVVSEVLLCKQMNKGRRPSLSSISSTSQGDLSEVLLTLQDELGQMSFEHQRLAKFIHEASTIALRGDLERELEVLVKRMEAKAEQINKIQRHRARLEKLKEASKTKQRCSRDPCKGDEEKMVPGKVKEASLKRKPGEQGKKSLQLLREMQCIQSSLQKDDINWDC; encoded by the exons ATGCACCCGGCACGGCCGCCTTTTTACGACATGGCGGTGGCCGGGGCCCCCGAGCACACG GGTATTCTCCATGCAAGTCACAGATCTACATCATTCACTGATGGGCTTTCGGCAGCTTCCTTCTCAGAGTACCCCAGGCACAAACCATTCATTAATGCTGACCTATGTCGATCCCCTGCCAAGCCGGTAATTGCCTATCCAGAGAGTAACAGCAAAG CCATATTCTCAGCTCTGAAGAACCTGCAGGAGAAAATACGACGGTTGGAGCTAGAAAGGATTCAAGCAGAAGAGAATGTGAAAAGCCTGACCAGAGAGACCTCAGATTATAAAAAAGTGCTAAGTGAGCAGTTGCTGGAAAGAGAACAATCGAAGTTGCAAGTGTCCAAGAAAAATGATG AGCTGGCAGCACAACTGGCAGCAGCCGAGACTCGCTGTAATCTTCTGGAGAAACAGCTGGAATACATGAAGGAAATGATAGCACAGGCAGAACTTGAGAAGACAACTGTCTTGGAGAAACAG gccacATTGGAAAGAGAGAGGACTGTTGATCACTCCCACGTGAAGTCCAAGTTGGAAAGGTTGGATCTGCTTGAGAAAGAATACACCCGGCTTACTGCAATGCAGTCTCTTGCAGAG aaaaaaatgaaagaattggAAGAGAAGCTCCAAGAGGAAGAACGTGCTCGGAAGCTGGTGCAGGTGAAAGCTGCCGAG CTTCAGACAGGGTTGGAGACAAATAGAAGGTTGCTGCAGGCCCAGACCCAGCCGGCACCAGTCTTGATGCCTTCAAAACCcaagaagatgaaaaaaaaaccaaagcagcTGGAGAAG AATGACACGGGAATGACCCACTTCCATGCACAGCCCCACTACAGGCTACGATTGGGTGATGTGCCATTTGTTGCTGGGAAG TCTACCAGCCCAAGCCACTCAGTCACAGCCAATGTGCAGCACGTGCTCCACCTCATGAAGCATCATTCGAAAGCCCTCTGCAACGACCGCGTGGTCAGCGAAGTCCTGCTGTGTAAACAGATGAACAAGGGCAGGAGACCTTCTttatcttccatttcttccacGTCCCAAGGAGACCTTTCTGAGGTGCTTCTGACATTACAAGATGAGCTCGGGCAAATGAGTTT TGAACACCAGCGTTTAGCAAAATTCATCCATGAAGCTTCAACAATTGCCTTAAGGGGAGATTTGGAGAGGGAGTTGGAAGTGCTTGTGAAAAGGATGGAGGCCAAGGCTGAACAAATCAATAAAATCCAGAGGCATCGGGCACGG CTGGAGAAGCTGAAGGAGGCCAGCAAGACCAAGCAGCGCTGCTCTCGGGATCCCTGCAAAGGGGACGAAGAGAAGATGGTGCCTGGCAAAGTGAAAGAGGCCAGTCTGAAGAGAAAACCGGGTGAGCAGGGGAAGAAGAGCCTCCAGCTGCTGAGAGAGATGCAATGTATACAGTCCTCCCTTCAGAAAGATGACATCAATTGGGACTGCTGA
- the CEP57 gene encoding centrosomal protein of 57 kDa isoform X2, translating to MHPARPPFYDMAVAGAPEHTGILHASHRSTSFTDGLSAASFSEYPRHKPFINADLCRSPAKPVIAYPESNSKAIFSALKNLQEKIRRLELERIQAEENVKSLTRETSDYKKVLSEQLLEREQSKLQVSKKNDELAAQLAAAETRCNLLEKQLEYMKEMIAQAELEKTTVLEKQATLERERTVDHSHVKSKLERLDLLEKEYTRLTAMQSLAEKKMKELEEKLQEEERARKLVQVKAAENDTGMTHFHAQPHYRLRLGDVPFVAGKSTSPSHSVTANVQHVLHLMKHHSKALCNDRVVSEVLLCKQMNKGRRPSLSSISSTSQGDLSEVLLTLQDELGQMSFEHQRLAKFIHEASTIALRGDLERELEVLVKRMEAKAEQINKIQRHRARLEKLKEASKTKQRCSRDPCKGDEEKMVPGKVKEASLKRKPGEQGKKSLQLLREMQCIQSSLQKDDINWDC from the exons ATGCACCCGGCACGGCCGCCTTTTTACGACATGGCGGTGGCCGGGGCCCCCGAGCACACG GGTATTCTCCATGCAAGTCACAGATCTACATCATTCACTGATGGGCTTTCGGCAGCTTCCTTCTCAGAGTACCCCAGGCACAAACCATTCATTAATGCTGACCTATGTCGATCCCCTGCCAAGCCGGTAATTGCCTATCCAGAGAGTAACAGCAAAG CCATATTCTCAGCTCTGAAGAACCTGCAGGAGAAAATACGACGGTTGGAGCTAGAAAGGATTCAAGCAGAAGAGAATGTGAAAAGCCTGACCAGAGAGACCTCAGATTATAAAAAAGTGCTAAGTGAGCAGTTGCTGGAAAGAGAACAATCGAAGTTGCAAGTGTCCAAGAAAAATGATG AGCTGGCAGCACAACTGGCAGCAGCCGAGACTCGCTGTAATCTTCTGGAGAAACAGCTGGAATACATGAAGGAAATGATAGCACAGGCAGAACTTGAGAAGACAACTGTCTTGGAGAAACAG gccacATTGGAAAGAGAGAGGACTGTTGATCACTCCCACGTGAAGTCCAAGTTGGAAAGGTTGGATCTGCTTGAGAAAGAATACACCCGGCTTACTGCAATGCAGTCTCTTGCAGAG aaaaaaatgaaagaattggAAGAGAAGCTCCAAGAGGAAGAACGTGCTCGGAAGCTGGTGCAGGTGAAAGCTGCCGAG AATGACACGGGAATGACCCACTTCCATGCACAGCCCCACTACAGGCTACGATTGGGTGATGTGCCATTTGTTGCTGGGAAG TCTACCAGCCCAAGCCACTCAGTCACAGCCAATGTGCAGCACGTGCTCCACCTCATGAAGCATCATTCGAAAGCCCTCTGCAACGACCGCGTGGTCAGCGAAGTCCTGCTGTGTAAACAGATGAACAAGGGCAGGAGACCTTCTttatcttccatttcttccacGTCCCAAGGAGACCTTTCTGAGGTGCTTCTGACATTACAAGATGAGCTCGGGCAAATGAGTTT TGAACACCAGCGTTTAGCAAAATTCATCCATGAAGCTTCAACAATTGCCTTAAGGGGAGATTTGGAGAGGGAGTTGGAAGTGCTTGTGAAAAGGATGGAGGCCAAGGCTGAACAAATCAATAAAATCCAGAGGCATCGGGCACGG CTGGAGAAGCTGAAGGAGGCCAGCAAGACCAAGCAGCGCTGCTCTCGGGATCCCTGCAAAGGGGACGAAGAGAAGATGGTGCCTGGCAAAGTGAAAGAGGCCAGTCTGAAGAGAAAACCGGGTGAGCAGGGGAAGAAGAGCCTCCAGCTGCTGAGAGAGATGCAATGTATACAGTCCTCCCTTCAGAAAGATGACATCAATTGGGACTGCTGA